CTGTGGACCTGAGGGCTATGCCCATCCCAGAGAGcttcccaggctctgcctgAGATGGAGCCCACTGTGGACCTGAGGGCCATGCCCATCCCAGAGAGCTTCCCTGCCGTGCTACACGTGTGctgatgggcacagcacaggtaCTCACAAACACGGGCAGACGTGCCCTGGACTCACACAGCTCACCTGCCAGGGCTACAGCAGAGATCCCACCCATGTTCCTGCCTGTCCAAGGATTCCACCTTTTACTTTTCCTCTTCACCTCTCCCCATTGCTTGGCTTACCCCAGCTTTTGGCCCTCTTGATGTAGCGATAGCAGCAATTTTATGAATcgagtattttaaaaatgaatgctCGAGCACTCTCAGGACTCCAGAAACACTCTGCTGTGCCACCATCCACAGCCTGACCTGTGTTTGTGTTCTTTTCCAAGATCTTCTGCCAGGAAATTGAGCATCCTGGGGAGAAAAAGGCCAGCAAGAAGGAAGCAACCATGGGGGAGAGCAGAAGGCATATCAAGGTGAGTGCCAGCACCCCGAGGGCATTGAGGGTCGTGGGCAGGGCTGTGTACAGGCAGCCCCCAGGGACACGTCTGCTTGTCCCCAGCCGTGCAACCTGACTGGTTGGTGGAAGAATGACCTGGGCTCCAAGATGCAAGTGTTCAAGGTCGGCAAGGATGGAACCTTCTCTGGAGAGTACCACACCGCCGTGTCAAGCACCCAGAAACCCATCCAGCCGTCCCCATTGACTGGCTCGCAGCACCTGGATGAGGATGGACAGTGCACCTTTGGCTTCACTGTCAACTGGAAGAAGTTCTCTGGTCTGTGGTTGCGTGATGGACGTTGTGGGATGGAAtggtgggatggagaggggagcTCAGGCAGGCTCTGGTGCTCATCCCAGTTCCTCTGTTCTCTCTGCTGGCCCCTGTCTCTCCTTCCCTGACCTCTCCCCACTGTGCATGGTGTCTGCAGACAGCAGTACACCTCCCAGAACAAGGTCTGGGTGAGGCAGCACCAAGGGTTGCTCTGACAACACCTCTGCCACACACATTTCCCTGAAAATATCAGGATTCACTCAGGCTCCATGAGCACTAAACTCACCGATGCCTGGGAAGCTCCAAAATCAGCTGGGGTCCTGCTGGGATGCTGACAGCCACCACTGCTTTAGACTCCACAGCTGTGTTTGTGGGCCAGTGCTTCAATGGGGATGATGGGAAGGAGGTCCTGCACACCTCCTGGCTGCTGCGGGAGAAGGTGGACTCGCAGCCGGATGACTGGAAAGCCACCAGGTGAGCCAAGGAACCCCCAGTCCACCTGGGATCCCTgggatccctgccctgctgctggctgggcaccAATGAGATGCTGCTTCCCCACAGGACTGGGCACAACACCTTCACTCGAGTGGGATGAAGGAGGGAGCAGCATCTTATCCTGGCCACACCTGGGAGACTGGAACCTCTCAGCAGGATCCGTGTGTACCAGCATGCCCTGATGTTTCCAGCTctagaggaaaataaaaacacaaaataaaattaaagatattTAAACACAGCCTTGTGCAGTCTGTGGACAtgtcctggaaaagctgggctAAAACACAGTGGAAGGTGGGTGTGGGATGAAACTGTCATTCCCTTATTCTGGGAAGAGACTAGCCCCAAGAAAGccccctttccagcccaaacagGATGGTGCATCCCCAAATAACCCTCTGACGCTAGCTGTGACCAGCACTCACTCTTTCCCGCTGAAAGCCTGGTGAGTGTGTTGGGAGGGTaagctgagcagctctcctgcatcccaaaaACCTGGCTGGGAGGCCTCTGGCTCTGACACAGcccctgagcaggcaggagaggggcCTTGGCTGTGTCCACACTCCTGAGAAGTGCCAAGGGCTGCTCTGTATCAGCCACACAGCATCAGTAGCTGCAGTACACCCAGCCCAAAACTCCTTCTGGGAAATGTGATTTACTGAGAAGCTAATGGCCAGCAAATACAGCCTCTCAAACCTCTGCCCAATGGACTATGTGACTGACCAAAACAGGAAGTGCCTGTGCTGCCTTAGGCACCCCTCTGAGCCAAAGAAAATGATTTCCAGGAAATCAGCTCTTGGTCTGAATACGAAACTTAGTCCTTGTGTCTTTGATTCTCAAAATAACCCGGCACAGTGCTGCATGCCCTGAGCTGGCACGCTGCCTGggatttgatgaatttaaaagtAGGactgggctgctggggctgccacccctctctgctcccctggctTTTCTGCCACAAGTGCTGTGGGTGGGAGAGCTTTGCTAACAGCGCCTGTGGCTTTAGCAAGtttgcctgctctgtgttttcagcTGCCTTGTTGCAAACTCACATGTGGTTTGCTTCTCACATCTTTCTCCCTGGGGCTCATCTTCCGCttccagagcagtgctgctgttcccttcTCCGTGCCTCGCTGGCATTTCTCCAGCTTTTTCCATTCCCTTACAGCATTTCTGACCAGGATGTCTTTACACCAACCCTCTGCTGTGCATTTATGTATCTGCACAGCTTTTTACCTGCTTTTAGAGGAGTCTGAGAAGTGGGAAAGTGAGAGACCACAGGACTCTGCTCTCACCTGAAGTGTGACCAGCTCAGCAGTGAGGTGCCTGCTAAGCCTCCAGCCTCACTGCACGCATCCTCCTGACCTCATCATTGCCTTCATGCCAGCATTTCCCCTAGGCAGGGCTCTCCCAAGGCTGTGCAGCACGCCCAGGGTGCTTCAGCCAGGCAGTACTGCTGACCACAGTTGGAGCATCCTGCAAACACCAGCAGGCAGCCACAGTGCTGCCAGGAGCATGGCAGGCATGAGCTGGCACAGTGATTTCCAAGGCCTGTCCCTGCATCAAggcacccagcctggctgtaacacacacctggcacacctcGGGTTTGGGGTGACAGCTGATTGGACCCGGGGGTGCCTGGGAGTTGTTAAGGATGGGGATGTTTCTCCATGGACATTTGGCCCCCCTCAGCTCTGAGTTTTGTTCAGCTGCAAACCTGATTGTGGTGTTGATCTGCAAACCCGGCACCGTTTGTTCCCCTCATCAGCAAGGCAAATGTGAGCAGGGCTTCTCCTTCAGCCCCACTGCAGGAAAACCCGCTGCTTCTGCTGCATGGCAAGCCTTGATCAGGGTCCTTCACACATTGTGGATGcctccagggacagggggagctGGTGGAGGCAGCGAAATCACATGGGCATGGCTACATGGGGCAGCTGTTCACACATATATTGtatcagttaaaaaaaacccaaaaaatgaaCTTATTAGGATCTTGGCACGGGGTGATGCTTGCATAAGGATCAAATCCCTTCAAGCACTGAAGTCACTGTTAGAATGGAGAAGGAGCTTCAACTGCAGGGGTCCCCCAGCACTGACATGTCTCAACCACATGTGGGAAACTGTCCTGCACAACCGTTTCTGCGGGGACTGCTCCTGTCAGCCGTTTACAAATGTCTCAATGCTGAAATTCTTGGTGCCCAAcatctcccagggcagctgttgACCCCTCCTAAGCAGAAGGATGCAGGAAATTCCCAGGTCATTCAAGAGACTGCATGATTAGTAGGTTGGGTGTACCGAAACCTTGTACCCTCCACTCTGCAGCAATGACAAAcgagtaaattttattttcaagccATAACTTCACTGATGAGTGGAGACACGTAGCTCCCATCTCCTCCACCACTTCTACATGGTTCTCTGGCCAGGATCACACATTGTTCTCTGCTCTTTTGACTCTCTCCACGGCCCTGTTCCAGCTGTAGCCTTGCCAGCCACAGACTGCCATCCTGAGAGAATGGAGGAACTCCTTAGTTATGTTCTCAGCCCTTCCTGGGTCTGGTTTGGAACCAGGGCACCCTCCCAGATGTGTTTTGCCTTCCCACCCTACAGATGAGCTCATCAAATATGTCAGTATAACCTTTTGTGTGGATGAGGAACCTGCAGTTTGTCCAGCTTGCCCTACACGGCTCAGGGGGTTACTCACTCCTGCCACCCTGCCCaacccaggctgtgctgtggcaccAGGGCTCAGTCCCCACCACTGCATGGCACCCTGACCAGGCAGTGACTGACCTCAGCTCCAATGTaactgtgaaaaacgccaatcactcatttttaaaattttaaaagtttcatagtaataaaatggttataaaaatagtaaacaATTAGAGTAATTGTATTATTAAcaataatttggacaatttgaattaggaccgtatgagacaatagagacaaaggGTTACAGATGTCTGGGTGCCTTTTTCAGTGCAgcacaagcctgaaaaaggacccccattaacaaaggattaactcTTAAAAACAATAGCTTGCTGCATAtccatacacctcatacatgatgcataaattccattcaaacacaagaTTCTGTGTGGTCAtcgtcagcttcttcctctgaatcctaacagtgcctttgaggtgggaagaagtttgtttctacTGAcaagagggcaataaattctttttctctgaaagatttaggtgtcctgtggctgctactttgctgcaagtcctttctttaaaaaaagtatcctacatagcatagtttctattttaacattttgttataacccaaaactgtatttaacacacTGGTTAAGAGAATTGATACAGCAttattttctaacacaacacatatattattcattttaatatttgtgaaaagccaatcataaaatactcatttttcacAAAACCGTCTTGGCTGTGAGCAGAAAAGGCAACCTCActggctgctgccacacagcatGAACGAGGCCTGGGTGTCACTGCTGCAGGTGACACACTGGATGaaccagcagagccagcccaccTTCAGCTGTCAACTGGAGCTTTTCAAGAgcttctcctttcccagcctcCCTCTTGTATTTTCAGAGCTCCTCTAGTGTCCACTGGATGATCTTGGAGTATCCCTGCCCTTCCTGTGATgtccagctcagctgggctcatGCCACCATGCTCTGCATATCCCATGCCTGTTCAAGGTCCCACAGGACAGGAGTCTTGGGAGGGAAACATCACCCACCCACAAGGAGCCTTTCCCACTGACAAACTGGGCGCCTGAGAGGgacagccccatcccatcccatcccagactGCAGACTCCATCACCGCCTCCATGGGCAAAGCTTCACAGACtaggagagaaaggaaatacTGAAGGGACCACATGGATCATGCAAGATGAGGCTGACCTGCTCGAGGATTACTGCAAAGCTATTGGGTGAGCTGCAGGGAACTGTCCATccttgctctgtgctggtgctgcccctgtGGGTGTTGGATGGAGCCCACAGGGGAGTGCCAAGTCCTGAGTGCTGGGACCCAGCTGGGCAGCAAGCAAGGGAGAGCAGTGTCAAGACCCCGGGGGCTTTTACAGCAAGTCCCCAGGATGGGAGTTGAACACAGCCctataattttttcattaaaagcaaaGTGCAATTTGAACCTAGGATACTGCtccctgaggaagaggagagtgGGTTTCCTTGTCTTCAGGCccaagaaagatgaaaaagattGTCAAAGCAGGTCTCATCCCTTGTGCTTGGGCAGGGGCCAGAGAGGCACCTCTTGATCTGGACACAGCCAGATGCTACTCCTATCTTCCATGCATGCAGTGACATGTTCACCTGGTCAGAGTGGTGTCTCAGGGGATGTGTCCCTGTGCAAATGCCAGGCAGTCTGAGCACCTCC
This genomic window from Zonotrichia leucophrys gambelii isolate GWCS_2022_RI chromosome Z, RI_Zleu_2.0, whole genome shotgun sequence contains:
- the LOC135459948 gene encoding avidin-like gives rise to the protein MSRRVLSALALPAGMSLAAAAAGFQIFCQEIEHPGEKKASKKEATMGESRRHIKPCNLTGWWKNDLGSKMQVFKVGKDGTFSGEYHTAVSSTQKPIQPSPLTGSQHLDEDGQCTFGFTVNWKKFSDSTAVFVGQCFNGDDGKEVLHTSWLLREKVDSQPDDWKATRTGHNTFTRVG